A genome region from Indicator indicator isolate 239-I01 chromosome 31, UM_Iind_1.1, whole genome shotgun sequence includes the following:
- the THOC1 gene encoding THO complex subunit 1: MSPPLFSLPEARLRFTTSTRDALTHKSIKPLLNAFNQIPGSENEKKCTLDQAFRVILEEEIINKAPCENLLAIISLAITGVTEGICTASTPFVLLGDVLDCLPLDQCDKIFTFVEKNVATWKSNTFYSAGKNYLLRMCNDLLRRLSKSQNTVFCGRIQLFLARLFPLSEKSGLNLQSQFNLENVTVFNTNEHESTLGQKHTEEREEGMDVEEGEMGDDEAPTSCSIPIDYNLYRKFWSLQDYFRNPVQCYEKVSWKTFLKYSEEVLAVFKSYKLDDTQASRKKLEELKTGGEHVYFAKFLTSEKLMDLQLSDSNFRRHILLQYLILFQYLKGQVKFKSSNYVLTDEQSLWIEDTTKAVYQLLSENPPDGERFSKMVEHILNTEENWNSWKNEGCPSFVKERPPDSKPMRPVRKRPAPEDFLGKGPNKKILMGNEELTRLWNLCPDNMEACKSESREYMPTLEEFFEEAIEQADPENMVENKYKAVNNSNYGWRALRLLARRSPHFFQPTNQQFKSLPEYLENMVIKLAKELPPPSEEIKTGEDEDEEDNDALLKENNESPEVQRDKVMTGEQIESFAIRLGEQWNALAPYLEMKEADIRQIESDSEDMRMRAKQLLVAWQDQEGTHATPENLILALSKAGLSDLAESLSNDTEGSS; this comes from the exons ATGTCGCCGCCGCTCTTCAGCCTGCCCGAGGCGCGGCTCCGATTCACG ACGTCCACCAGAGATGCTCTGACTCACAAAAGTATCAAGCCATTGTTGAATGCATTTAACCAGATTCCTGGGAG TGAAAATGAGAAGAAGTGCACCTTGGATCAAGCTTTTAGAGTCATTTTAGAGGAAGAAATA ATAAACAAAGCTCCGTGTGAAAATCTCCTGGCAATTATTTCTCTTGCTATTACTGGAGTCACAGAAG GCATCTGCACTGCATCAACCCCTTTTGTGCTTCTGGGAGATGTTCTGGATTGTCTGCCTTTGGATCAGTGTGACAAAATTTTCACCTTTGTGGAGAAAAATGTTGCTACCTGGAAATCA AACACCTTCTACTCTGCAGGGAAAAATTACTTGCTGCGGATGTGCAATG ATTTACTTAGAAGATTGTCTAAGTCACAAAACACAGTCTTCTGTGGAAGAATCCAGCTGTTCTTGGCTAGGTTGTTTCCACTTTCAGAGAAGTCAG GGCTTAACTTGCAGAGTCAGTTCAACCTGGAAAACGTCACTGTGTTCAACACCAATGAACATGAGAGCACTTTGGGACAGAAG cacactgaggagagggaagaaggaatggATGTTGAAGAAGGTGAAATGGGAGATGATGAAGCACCAACAAGTTG ctccATTCCCATTGATTATAATCTGTATAGAAAATTCTGGTCCCTTCAAGACTATTTCAGGAATCCTGTGCAGTGCTATGAGAAGGTGTCATGGAAAACTTTTCTCAAG TACTCGGAAGAGGTCCTGGCTGTTTTCAAAAGCTACAAGCTGGACGACACTCAGGCATCCCGAAAGAAGCTGGAAGAGCTCAAGACAGGAGGAGAACATGTGTACTTTGCAAAGTTCCTGACCAGTGAGAAG CTGATGGACCTGCAGCTGAGCGACAGCAACTTCCGCCGCCACATCCTGCTGCAGTACCTGATactcttccagtacctgaagggacagGTCAAGTTTAAAAG TTCCAACTATGTTCTGACAGATGAGCAGTCCCTGTGGATTGAGGACACTACAAAAGCAGTGTACCAG CTTCTGTCTGAAAATCCTCCAGATGGGGAGAGATTCTCAAAAATGGTTGAG CATATATTAAACACTGAGGAAAACTGGAATTCATGGAAAAACGAAGGCTGCCCCAGCTTTGTGAAAGAAAG acCTCCTGATTCCAAGCCAATGAGGCCTGTGAGGAAGAGGCCAGCTCCAGAAGACTTCTTGGGGAAAggaccaaacaaaaaaatcctgatgGGGAA TGAGGAGCTGACCCGCCTCTGGAACTTGTGTCCTGACAACATGGAAGCTTGCAAGTCTGAGAGCAG GGAGTACATGCCCACGCTGGAGGAGTTCTTTGAGGAGGCCATTGAGCAAGCAGACCCTGAGAACATGGTGGAAAACAAGTACAA GGCTGTGAACAACTCCAACTATGGCTGGAGAGCACTGAGGCTTTTGGCACGCAGGAGTCCCCACTTCTTCCAGCCAACAAACCAACAGTTCAAGAGTTTGCCTGAGTACCTAGAGAACATGGTCATCAAATTAGCCAAGGAGCTGCCT CCTCcctctgaagaaataaaaacaggcgaggatgaagatgaggaagataaCGATGCTTTactaaaggaaaacaatgaaa GCCCAGAGGTGCAGCGGGACAAGGTCATGACTGGGGAGCAGATCGAGTCGTTTGCCATcaggctgggggagcagtggaACGCCCTGGCCCCCTACCTGGAGATGAAGGAAGCGGACATACGGCAGATCGAGTCAGACAGCGAGGACATGAGGATGAGAgccaagcagctgctggtggcctggCAGGACCAGGAGGGCACTCATGCAACCCCTGAGAACCTGATCCTGGCCCTGAGCAAAGCTGGGCTCAGTGACCTTGCTGAGAGCCTCAGCAACGACACCGAGGGCAGCAGCTGA
- the USP14 gene encoding ubiquitin carboxyl-terminal hydrolase 14 isoform X1, which translates to MPLFSVNVKWGKEKFDGVELNTDEPPMVFKAQLFALTGVQPARQKVMVKGGTLKDDDWGNLKIKNGMTLLMMGSADALPEEPLARPVFVEDMTEEQLASALELPCGLTNLGNTCYMNATVQCIRSVPEVKEALKRYGGALRASGEMASAQYITAALRDLFDSMDKTSSSIPPIILLQFLHMAFPQFAEKGDQGQYLQQDANECWVQMMRVLQQKLEGIESDTVMETDSGATAASPKKKSLIDQFFSIEFETAMKCTEAEEEEVTKGKENLLQLSCFINQEVKYLFTGLKLRLQEEITKLSPTLQRNALYIKSSKISRLPAYLTIQMVRFFYKEKESVNAKVLKDVKFPLMLDVYELCTPDLQEKMVSYRSKFKDLEDKKVNQQPKNSSKSDGAQKEVKYEPFSFPDDIGSNNCGYYDLQAVLTHQGRSSSSGHYVSWVKRKQDEWIKFDDDKVSIVTPEDILRLSGGGDWHIAYVLLYGPRRIEVVEDQAEQ; encoded by the exons TTAACGTGAAATGGGGAAAAGAGAAGTTTGATGGTGTGGAGCTCAACACTGATGAGCCTCCAATGGTCTTCAAAGCCCAGCTGTTTGCACTGACTGGAGTACAGCCTGCTAGGCAGAAGGTGATGGTGAAAGGAGGAACTCTGAAG GATGATGACTGGGGGAACCTGAAAATAAAGAAT GGGATGACCTTGTTAATGATGGGTTCTGCAGACGCGCTGCCCGAGGAGCCGCTCGCCCGCCCCGTCTTTGTCGAGGACATgacagaggagcagctggctTCAGCT CTGGAGCTGCCCTGTGGCCTGACAAACCTTGGCAACACTTGCTACATGAACGCCACCGTGCAGTGCATCCGCTCCGTGCCCGAGGTGAAAGAGGCCCTCAAAAG aTATGGTGGTGCCTTAAGAGCTTCAGGAGAAATGGCCTCTGCTCAATACATTACTGCAG CTCTTAGAGACTTGTTTGATTCCATGGATAAAACCTCCTCCAGTATCCCACCTATCATTCTCCTGCAGTTCTTGCACATGGCCTTCCCACAGTTTGCAGAGAAGGGTGACCAAGGCCAGTACCTCCAACAG GATGCCAATGAGTGCTGGGTGCAGATGATGAGGGTGCTACAGCAGAAGCTGGAAGGCATTGAAAGTGACACAGTCATGGAG ACAGACTCTGgagccacagcagcatctcccaaGAAGAAGAGTTTAATTGACCAGTTCTTCAGCATCGAATTCGAAACAGC CATGAAATGTACAGAAGCCGAAGAAGAGGAAGTAACTAAAGGaaaggagaatctgctccagcTTAGCTGCTTTATCAATCAAGAAGTGAAATATCTGTTTACAGGACTAAAGCTG CGACTTCAGGAGGAAATCACCAAACTCTCTCCAACACTTCAGAGAAATGCCCTCTACATCAAATCC TCTAAAATCAGTCGCCTGCCAGCCTACCTGACTATCCAGATGGTCAGGTTTTTCTACAAAGAGAAGGAATCTGTGAATGCCAAAGTCCTCAAG GATGTTAAGTTTCCTCTTATGTTGGATGTCTATGAGCTGTGTACTCCAGACCTCCAGGAAAAAATGGTCTCTTACCGATCCAAATTCAAAGACCTAGAAGACAAAAAAGTAAACCAGCAGCCAAAGAAT TCCAGTAAAAGCGATGGTGCACAGAAGGAAGTCAAATACGagcccttttctttccctgatg ACATTGGCTCCAATAACTGTGGCTACTACGACCTGCAGGCAGTGCTAACACACCAGGGCAGATCCAGCTCCTCTGGGCACTACGTGTCCTGGGTTAAGAGGAAACAAG ACGAATGGATCAAGTTTGATGATGACAAAGTCAGCATTGTCACACCCGAAGACATCCTGAGGCTATCTGGGGGTGGAGACTGGCACATAGCTTATGTTTTACTGTATGGGCCACGCAGGATTGAAGTCGTGGAGGACCAAGCTGAGCAGTAG
- the USP14 gene encoding ubiquitin carboxyl-terminal hydrolase 14 isoform X2: MPLFSVNVKWGKEKFDGVELNTDEPPMVFKAQLFALTGVQPARQKVMVKGGTLKDDDWGNLKIKNLELPCGLTNLGNTCYMNATVQCIRSVPEVKEALKRYGGALRASGEMASAQYITAALRDLFDSMDKTSSSIPPIILLQFLHMAFPQFAEKGDQGQYLQQDANECWVQMMRVLQQKLEGIESDTVMETDSGATAASPKKKSLIDQFFSIEFETAMKCTEAEEEEVTKGKENLLQLSCFINQEVKYLFTGLKLRLQEEITKLSPTLQRNALYIKSSKISRLPAYLTIQMVRFFYKEKESVNAKVLKDVKFPLMLDVYELCTPDLQEKMVSYRSKFKDLEDKKVNQQPKNSSKSDGAQKEVKYEPFSFPDDIGSNNCGYYDLQAVLTHQGRSSSSGHYVSWVKRKQDEWIKFDDDKVSIVTPEDILRLSGGGDWHIAYVLLYGPRRIEVVEDQAEQ, encoded by the exons TTAACGTGAAATGGGGAAAAGAGAAGTTTGATGGTGTGGAGCTCAACACTGATGAGCCTCCAATGGTCTTCAAAGCCCAGCTGTTTGCACTGACTGGAGTACAGCCTGCTAGGCAGAAGGTGATGGTGAAAGGAGGAACTCTGAAG GATGATGACTGGGGGAACCTGAAAATAAAGAAT CTGGAGCTGCCCTGTGGCCTGACAAACCTTGGCAACACTTGCTACATGAACGCCACCGTGCAGTGCATCCGCTCCGTGCCCGAGGTGAAAGAGGCCCTCAAAAG aTATGGTGGTGCCTTAAGAGCTTCAGGAGAAATGGCCTCTGCTCAATACATTACTGCAG CTCTTAGAGACTTGTTTGATTCCATGGATAAAACCTCCTCCAGTATCCCACCTATCATTCTCCTGCAGTTCTTGCACATGGCCTTCCCACAGTTTGCAGAGAAGGGTGACCAAGGCCAGTACCTCCAACAG GATGCCAATGAGTGCTGGGTGCAGATGATGAGGGTGCTACAGCAGAAGCTGGAAGGCATTGAAAGTGACACAGTCATGGAG ACAGACTCTGgagccacagcagcatctcccaaGAAGAAGAGTTTAATTGACCAGTTCTTCAGCATCGAATTCGAAACAGC CATGAAATGTACAGAAGCCGAAGAAGAGGAAGTAACTAAAGGaaaggagaatctgctccagcTTAGCTGCTTTATCAATCAAGAAGTGAAATATCTGTTTACAGGACTAAAGCTG CGACTTCAGGAGGAAATCACCAAACTCTCTCCAACACTTCAGAGAAATGCCCTCTACATCAAATCC TCTAAAATCAGTCGCCTGCCAGCCTACCTGACTATCCAGATGGTCAGGTTTTTCTACAAAGAGAAGGAATCTGTGAATGCCAAAGTCCTCAAG GATGTTAAGTTTCCTCTTATGTTGGATGTCTATGAGCTGTGTACTCCAGACCTCCAGGAAAAAATGGTCTCTTACCGATCCAAATTCAAAGACCTAGAAGACAAAAAAGTAAACCAGCAGCCAAAGAAT TCCAGTAAAAGCGATGGTGCACAGAAGGAAGTCAAATACGagcccttttctttccctgatg ACATTGGCTCCAATAACTGTGGCTACTACGACCTGCAGGCAGTGCTAACACACCAGGGCAGATCCAGCTCCTCTGGGCACTACGTGTCCTGGGTTAAGAGGAAACAAG ACGAATGGATCAAGTTTGATGATGACAAAGTCAGCATTGTCACACCCGAAGACATCCTGAGGCTATCTGGGGGTGGAGACTGGCACATAGCTTATGTTTTACTGTATGGGCCACGCAGGATTGAAGTCGTGGAGGACCAAGCTGAGCAGTAG